One genomic segment of Fervidobacterium pennivorans includes these proteins:
- a CDS encoding HD domain-containing phosphohydrolase, whose protein sequence is MPSFLKKSSSKGGNGEFWKILVVDDEPDVHAITSVVARDIEFEGKKVKLYSAFSSEEARRILQEVPDIALAIIDVVMEKDMAGLELVRYIREELKNPYIRLVIRTGQPGSAPPREIVLKYDINDYREKAELSSNGLFTMIIARLREYRDIVELETQKRLLERSSFYSSVVLNSDIQDFEETLTEALDSFSNILGLTVKVEKLGEIKEDKFNESLPSVNLSWREDKSVEFSLREEINLSERIKVEFSKPLTLHQLEIISIFLERYLVTVNNYVLSKDLIETLYKVIYIISEVTETRSLETGEHVRRVGRLAKLLASKFGYEGEFLEFFEIAAMLHDVGKIGIPDAILNKPGKLSDEEFKIMKRHTTIGYEILSTVDHPLFKLAANIALYHHENWDGTGYPKGLKEEQIPLEGRIVSIIDVYDALFSDRVYRPAWSEDNVIRYIKENCGKKFDPRVCEVFFENYEEIRIIYGFKK, encoded by the coding sequence GTGCCTAGCTTTTTGAAGAAATCAAGCTCAAAGGGTGGCAACGGAGAATTTTGGAAAATCTTGGTAGTAGATGATGAACCCGATGTGCATGCTATCACATCGGTCGTTGCACGGGATATAGAGTTCGAGGGAAAGAAAGTAAAACTTTACAGCGCGTTTTCTTCGGAAGAAGCTAGGAGAATACTTCAAGAAGTGCCAGATATAGCCCTGGCTATAATTGACGTTGTCATGGAAAAAGATATGGCAGGACTTGAATTGGTTAGATATATCAGAGAAGAGTTGAAAAATCCTTACATAAGGCTTGTAATCAGAACTGGTCAACCAGGGTCTGCTCCTCCACGAGAGATTGTTCTTAAGTACGATATAAATGATTACAGGGAAAAGGCAGAGCTGTCTAGCAATGGTTTGTTTACCATGATAATCGCAAGATTGCGTGAATACAGGGACATTGTGGAACTTGAAACCCAAAAGAGACTTTTAGAACGTAGCTCTTTCTATTCTTCCGTTGTCCTGAATTCCGATATTCAAGATTTTGAAGAGACTTTAACAGAAGCACTGGACAGCTTTTCCAACATCCTCGGACTGACGGTGAAGGTTGAGAAACTTGGTGAAATAAAAGAGGATAAATTTAACGAAAGCCTTCCGTCTGTAAATCTTTCCTGGCGTGAAGACAAGAGTGTAGAATTTAGCTTGAGGGAAGAAATAAACCTAAGCGAGAGAATTAAAGTAGAATTTTCCAAACCATTGACACTCCATCAATTGGAAATAATATCCATATTTTTGGAGCGTTACTTAGTCACCGTGAATAATTACGTGCTGTCTAAAGATTTAATAGAAACACTCTACAAAGTAATCTATATCATTTCAGAAGTTACCGAAACAAGGTCACTTGAAACAGGCGAGCATGTAAGAAGGGTTGGAAGGCTTGCTAAATTGCTTGCATCAAAATTTGGATACGAAGGTGAATTCCTTGAGTTCTTTGAAATTGCCGCGATGCTCCATGATGTTGGAAAGATAGGTATACCGGATGCCATTTTGAATAAGCCTGGGAAGTTGTCGGATGAGGAATTTAAAATCATGAAAAGGCACACGACAATTGGTTACGAAATCCTTTCCACTGTTGACCATCCACTCTTCAAATTGGCTGCAAATATTGCACTTTACCATCATGAGAACTGGGATGGTACAGGTTATCCAAAAGGATTAAAGGAAGAACAGATACCGCTTGAAGGTAGAATCGTTAGTATAATTGATGTCTATGATGCACTATTTTCTGATAGAGTTTACAGACCTGCATGGAGTGAAGATAATGTGATTAGATACATAAAGGAAAACTGTGGTAAGAAATTCGACCCAAGGGTGTGTGAAGTCTTTTTTGAGAATTACGAAGAGATTAGAATCATATACGGCTTCAAAAAATGA
- a CDS encoding ComEA family DNA-binding protein has translation MLSMDNLDNFPKENRDFSNGHFSGSFLKSIVEFFKTAYEKLSKEQRTFFLIFSALVVFSGVFFHPSYDRLKSQVASLGDQQGTNQDGLEGLNAQTQRKYVSSIIELNTASIEELQTLPGIGPSKARAIVEYRKQHPFTKPEDLMNVPGIGQKTYEKLKERIKVENMDAQVQNNAVQNVTTIEKENKDTAIKQKDNEIQLTQMRLQNEKININTATLEELQKLPGIGPAKAQAIIDYRTLNGPFKNIEEIKNVKGIGEKTFEKLRDLITVH, from the coding sequence ATGTTATCTATGGATAATTTGGATAATTTTCCAAAAGAAAATCGTGACTTTTCCAATGGGCATTTCTCAGGTTCGTTTTTAAAATCTATTGTGGAATTCTTTAAAACTGCTTACGAGAAACTTTCAAAAGAACAACGAACGTTCTTTTTGATATTTTCTGCACTGGTAGTTTTCTCTGGTGTATTCTTTCATCCCAGTTACGATAGACTTAAGTCCCAAGTTGCCAGTTTAGGTGACCAACAAGGTACAAACCAAGATGGCTTAGAAGGCTTAAATGCACAAACTCAACGTAAATACGTATCATCGATAATAGAGTTGAACACAGCATCAATCGAAGAGCTCCAAACACTACCGGGAATAGGACCTTCAAAAGCACGGGCAATAGTTGAATACAGAAAACAGCATCCATTCACAAAGCCAGAAGATCTGATGAACGTCCCTGGAATAGGTCAAAAAACTTATGAAAAATTGAAAGAACGAATAAAAGTTGAAAACATGGATGCTCAGGTTCAAAATAACGCTGTTCAGAATGTAACCACTATTGAAAAAGAAAACAAAGACACGGCAATTAAGCAAAAGGATAACGAAATACAACTTACACAGATGAGGTTACAAAATGAAAAAATTAACATTAACACGGCAACTTTGGAAGAACTTCAAAAGCTTCCTGGTATTGGCCCTGCGAAAGCACAAGCAATTATCGATTATCGCACTTTAAATGGTCCATTTAAAAATATTGAGGAAATAAAAAACGTAAAAGGAATAGGCGAAAAAACATTTGAGAAGTTGAGAGATTTAATAACGGTGCACTAA
- a CDS encoding M42 family metallopeptidase: METLVEKLTMAKSPSGRESEITKVILKELEGHIDGYKIDKIGNLIVWKKGKSDKKVLLDAHMDEIGVVVTNIDDKGFLKIDRVGGVSPYTIYQSRLRFGDVIGIVGIEGETPEELQNNIQKMSFEKLFVDIGAKSKEEAQKICPIGTFGTFDSYFHKQGEYLISKSMDDRIGCAVIIEVFKRVKEPVNTIYGVFAVQEEVGLIGAHVAGYDIDPDVAIAIDVTGVGDTPKGLKRVPMELGKGACIKVKDSASISNRYIVDKLKELAEKHNIPYQMEVLIFGGTDAAGYQATKAGIPSATISIPTRYIHTPNEMVYEPDVEATIELTIKYCEEGL, encoded by the coding sequence TTGGAAACATTGGTTGAAAAGTTGACGATGGCAAAAAGCCCAAGTGGCAGAGAATCAGAAATCACAAAGGTAATCCTTAAGGAACTCGAAGGACATATTGATGGCTACAAAATAGACAAGATTGGCAATCTAATCGTATGGAAGAAGGGAAAGAGTGATAAGAAAGTTCTTCTCGATGCTCACATGGATGAAATCGGCGTTGTTGTTACAAATATCGATGATAAAGGTTTTCTCAAAATAGACAGAGTTGGTGGTGTTTCTCCATACACCATATACCAATCGAGGCTTAGATTCGGAGATGTTATCGGTATTGTGGGAATCGAAGGTGAAACTCCTGAAGAACTCCAAAACAACATTCAGAAGATGTCGTTTGAGAAACTCTTTGTCGATATAGGTGCAAAATCAAAAGAAGAAGCTCAGAAAATCTGTCCAATAGGGACATTTGGAACGTTTGATAGCTACTTCCACAAACAAGGAGAATACTTAATAAGCAAATCTATGGATGATAGAATCGGATGCGCAGTTATCATTGAAGTGTTCAAACGTGTCAAAGAGCCTGTTAACACCATCTACGGTGTCTTTGCCGTTCAAGAAGAAGTTGGGCTTATTGGTGCTCACGTGGCAGGATACGACATAGACCCTGATGTTGCTATCGCTATCGATGTTACAGGTGTTGGAGATACACCAAAAGGTTTGAAGAGAGTGCCCATGGAACTTGGAAAAGGCGCTTGCATAAAAGTGAAGGATTCTGCATCGATAAGCAACAGATACATTGTTGACAAACTAAAAGAGCTTGCGGAGAAACACAACATACCATACCAGATGGAGGTATTGATATTCGGAGGCACAGATGCGGCAGGTTATCAGGCAACAAAGGCAGGTATACCAAGTGCTACAATATCGATACCTACAAGATATATCCACACTCCAAATGAAATGGTATATGAACCAGATGTGGAAGCTACGATAGAACTTACCATAAAATATTGTGAAGAGGGGCTATAA